In the Heterodontus francisci isolate sHetFra1 chromosome 6, sHetFra1.hap1, whole genome shotgun sequence genome, one interval contains:
- the LOC137371152 gene encoding P2Y purinoceptor 8-like produces the protein MNGSTIQNTTIQMLKDPMLRYTLPAIYLAIFIISTPLNAISLWLLCCRMWPKTPTMVFSINLAITDLLYSLTLPFQMAYHWSGNNWLVGDPSCRLVTVLFYSNTHCSILTVMWISMERYLGIVHPLHTSHLRTVKTAILLCVLSWLFVLSVHLPLMYTELTYYVPVLKITTCFDIIRRDMFPAIHYFYLYYSVQIFLFFFVPFFIMMLCYSRIIKTLLKTPETQMRESRRQIVYLTIVVLLAFVICYLPTQIIMIVHFVRSNQKKPIYTLYKLSLTLNSLNGCFDPLFYYFASKEFRRKVQQLSPCIPVDGNDKTLSNVMLPLSAQGSQ, from the coding sequence ATGAACGGAAGTACGATACAGAACACCACGATACAGATGCTGAAAGACCCTATGCTACGTTACACCTTGCCTGCCATCTATCTGGCCATCTTTATTATTAGCACTCCTCTCAATGCCATCTCCCTCTGGCTGCTCTGCTGCCGCATGTGGCCCAAGACCCCAACTATGGTCTTTTCCATCAATCTGGCCATCACAGATCTCCTATACAGCTTGACCCTGCCATTCCAGATGGCGTACCATTGGAGCGGGAACAACTGGCTGGTTGGAGACCCGTCTTGCCGGCTGGTGACGGTCCTCTTTTACAGCAACACACACTGCTCCATCCTGACAGTCATGTGGATAAGTATGGAGCGTTACCTTGGCATCGTGCACCCCCTGCACACCTCTCACCTTCGTACAGTTAAAACCGCCATCTTGCTCTGCGTGCTCAGCTGGTTATTTGTCTTATCCGTTCATTTGCCTCTGATGTACACTGAGCTGACCTATTACGTCCCGGTTCTGAAAATTACCACCTGCTTTGACATCATACGTCGCGATATGTTTCCTGCCATTCATTATTTCTACCTGTACTACTCGGTGCAAATATTTCTATTTTTCTTTGTTCCTTTCTTTATCATGATGCTGTGCTACTCTAGAATTATCAAGACTCTGCTGAAGACCCCGGAGACTCAAATGAGAGAGTCAAGGAGGCAGATTGTTTATTTGACAATTGTAGTGTTGCTTGCCTTTGTCATCTGCTACCTCCCCACTCAGATAATTATGATCGTACATTTTGTCCGGTCAAACCAGAAGAAGCCAATCTATACACTCTATAAGCTCTCCCTGACTCTGAACAGCTTGAACGGCTGCTTTGATCCTTTGTTTTACTACTTTGCCTCAAAGGAGTTCAGACGGAAGGTCCAGCAGCTTTCCCCTTGCATCCCCGTGGATGGTAATGACAAGACCTTAAGTAATGTCATGCTACCTCTATCTGCTCAGGGCAGTCAGTAG